A window of Belonocnema kinseyi isolate 2016_QV_RU_SX_M_011 chromosome 9, B_treatae_v1, whole genome shotgun sequence contains these coding sequences:
- the LOC117180806 gene encoding uncharacterized protein C1orf131, with the protein MEEFIVTRCVKNKKQALEKFEAVTYEAPKKKQKSETFIKNIKDLKSENSEEEKPPMDPRKKQELEMKRARFEVMKFGMTGFKKNKAREAKIALAISLGARPLRNKKRNYKEILNERKLQKAKEERQKTAVSGVTQSLKKPKRRRKFKKESGILGVYGKVQRDSK; encoded by the coding sequence ATGGAGGAATTTATAGTAACTCGATGTGTGAAAAACAAGAAGCAGGCACTCGAAAAATTCGAGGCCGTGACTTATGAGGCGccaaagaaaaagcaaaaaagcGAAacctttattaaaaacataaaagatctGAAATCGGAAAATTCCGAGGAGGAAAAACCTCCAATGGACCCGAGAAAGAAGCAGGAACTCGAGATGAAGAGGGCCAGATTTGAAGTGATGAAATTCGGGATGACtggtttcaagaaaaataaagcaCGAGAAGCGAAAATCGCTCTCGCGATTAGTCTCGGAGCCAGACCTCTGAGAAATAAAAAACGAAACTACAAGGAAATTCTGAATGAGAGGAAATTGCAGAAGGCGAAAGAAGAGCGACAAAAAACTGCAGTTTCTGGAGTGACGCAGAGTTTGAAGaaaccgaaaagacgaagaaaGTTCAAGAAGGAATCTGGAATTTTGGGTGTCTATGGAAAAGTGCAAAGAGACtctaaatag